From the Argopecten irradians isolate NY chromosome 13, Ai_NY, whole genome shotgun sequence genome, one window contains:
- the LOC138306434 gene encoding transmembrane emp24 domain-containing protein 7-like isoform X1 — MEVNLKLVSMLWLALISYALAGELTFELPDNAKQCFYEHIDKGVESTLEFQVITGGQYDVDMELTAPNKQVLYKDVKKQYDSFTWTPDQKGIYQFCFSNEFSTFSHKVVYFDLQIGDEKPLFDADSGSKHHTAMTLMETASEDIHESLNNVVEVQTHFRLREAQGRVYAENLNERVFYWSLGEFFIILSIGIGQVFILKGFFTDKKSSSGIMNS; from the exons ATGGAGGTGAACCTGAAGTTAGTTTCTATGTTGTGGCTAGCCTTGATTTCGTACGCTCTCGCCGGTGAATTAACGTTCGAACTACCGGACAACGCGAAACAATGTTTTTATGAACATATCGACAAAGGTGTTGAGTCCACACTGGAGTTTCAG GTGATAACCGGGGGCCAGTATGACGTAGATATGGAACTGACCGCCCCTAACAAACAAGTTCTCTACAAAGATGTAAAGAAACAGTACGATAGCTTTACCTGGACACCGGATCAGAAAGGCATCTACCAGTTCTGCTTCAGTAACGAATTCTCCACCTTTTCACACAAAGTAGTATACTTTGACCTTCAGATAGGCGATGAGAAGCCTCTGTTTGATGCCGACTCTGGAAGTAAACATCATACAGCCATGACATTG ATGGAGACAGCATCCGAGGATATCCACGAATCCCTAAACAACGTTGTCGAAGTACAGACACATTTCCGTTTACGCGAGGCCCAGGGTCGTGTTTACGCCGAAAACCTGAATGAGCGTGTTTTCTATTGGTCGCTGGGCGAGTTTTTCATCATTCTTTCCATCGGGATCGGCCAAGTGTTTATTCTTAAGGGATTTTTCACTGATAAGAAATCATCCAGCGGAATCATGAACTCCTGA
- the LOC138306434 gene encoding transmembrane emp24 domain-containing protein 7-like isoform X2 translates to MEVNLKLVSMLWLALISYALAGELTFELPDNAKQCFYEHIDKGVESTLEFQVITGGQYDVDMELTAPNKQVLYKDVKKQYDSFTWTPDQKGIYQFCFSNEFSTFSHKVVYFDLQIGDEKPLFDADSGSKHHTAMTLMETSSVSIHENLKVVLDYQTHHRLREAQGRVYAEDLNERVFYWSIGESLIVLIIGIGQVLVLRSFFTDTRYSSKP, encoded by the exons ATGGAGGTGAACCTGAAGTTAGTTTCTATGTTGTGGCTAGCCTTGATTTCGTACGCTCTCGCCGGTGAATTAACGTTCGAACTACCGGACAACGCGAAACAATGTTTTTATGAACATATCGACAAAGGTGTTGAGTCCACACTGGAGTTTCAG GTGATAACCGGGGGCCAGTATGACGTAGATATGGAACTGACCGCCCCTAACAAACAAGTTCTCTACAAAGATGTAAAGAAACAGTACGATAGCTTTACCTGGACACCGGATCAGAAAGGCATCTACCAGTTCTGCTTCAGTAACGAATTCTCCACCTTTTCACACAAAGTAGTATACTTTGACCTTCAGATAGGCGATGAGAAGCCTCTGTTTGATGCCGACTCTGGAAGTAAACATCATACAGCCATGACATTG ATGGAAACCTCATCGGTCAGCATCCATGAGAACCTGAAAGTAGTCCTCGATTACCAAACTCATCATCGTCTGCGCGAGGCCCAGGGCCGTGTGTATGCCGAAGACCTAAACGAGAGAGTTTTCTATTGGTCGATAGGGGAGTCACTAATTGTGTTGATCATCGGGATTGGTCAGGTTTTGGTGTTGAGAAGTTTCTTCACAGACACAAGATATTCCTCTAAACCTTAA